The following nucleotide sequence is from Paracrocinitomix mangrovi.
AAAATAATGGATATAATTCCAAATACCTAGCCGACAACCTTTGGATCTTGGACAAAAAAGGCTATGAATCCAAAAATCCCAACTCAAGTATCTATGCACCAAAAGAAATACTAAATTTTAATGGTCAACCACACTTTCAGATTGGATTAAATAAATTCTTATATGAAGAGGACACTTTTGAAATAGTGTCTTTTTTTACTTATGATGTCGTTCAATTTGATAATACCGTTTTGTTATTAAATCATGTTGTTGGCTTGGACACCCTAATTATGATGTATTCTAATAAAAATTGAAAAACTAGTGCTTACAAAGTAGGTAAAGCACATGTCCGCTATTTTTTTGCAAACTCTCCCGATAGCTATCGGGATCACACGCAATTCAACTACAATTTCATTTTCGTTGAACAAAGTAAATTGTTAGCTTTAGCCAAACGTTATGCAGTATTATAGAAAATGAAGATCTACCTAGTACTTGTCCTTTCTATTGTTCTCTCTAGTTGTCAAATGGAAGTAGGAATGTCAGAGGAATCAGAATCAACAGAGGTAGTGGAAAATGAATCGAATTCAATCGAACCCGAAATAGTTAATATCAATTTACAGGCTAATAACGTTATTCTTTGGAATGAAATTCAAATTGACACTTCGGACTTACATGATTCTATTTCAACTCTGATAATTCGATCTATGTCCAATGGTTCAAGACAATTGGAACTAGATTCTATTGGTACAGTTAATAAAACCAATTATTTGATTTATCTCTATACGGAAAAAATGACTTCGTATGATTTTAATACAAGATTTAAAGAGGTCGTACGTAATTCAATTGACCTCATTAGAGAGGAAAAATCTCAACTTTTTTATCAAAAATCGTTTACTGACCTTTCCACGGAAAGACAATTAAATATAAAGAAGGTCGTAGAACAGTGCACAATCGAAAAAGTGTCACCAGAGTAAAAAACACTTCATAACACAGTAGCTAAAGCTAACGTCCGACACAATCAAGTTTTAAGTTCAGCCTTAAGGCTTATCTTAAAACACGACTCTGTTTCACTTCATCTTGGTGGTGAGTAAACGCTATGTGCTACGCTCGAATTTTATAACTTTACTCAAACCCAAAGATCCTGACACAATTTAACAGCAAATCAATTGAAATGAAAGAAACTGAAAAACACAATGAACGGATTGCCCAATTGGTTTTTGCCTCTGTTTATCCGCACTACGTTACAAAAATTCAGAAAAAAGGAAGATCTGTTGAAGAATTGCATGAAGTTATTGAATGGTTAACCGGTTTCAACGAAAAAGAACTTCAAAAGCTGATTGAAGAAAAAGTAACTTTTGAAACATTTTTTCAAAGAGCAAAATTAAATCCAAATGCGCAGCTGATTACAGGTGTAATTTGTGGATATAGGGTAGAAGAAATAGAAAACCCCTTAACCAAACAAGTAAGGTATTTGGACAAAATAATTGATGAATTGGCAAAGGGTAAGAAGATGGAAAAAATTTTACGTAAATGAATTTGATCTGTAATTTCATTTGACCAATTGCCCACTATAAAACAACTCAAGTGATATGTTCAATAAGTTCAAACAATATTTAACCGAAAAAGAGCACTTTTCAAATGAGGAGCTTGAGTTAATACAATCTGTTGCCAGCACAAAAAATTTACGGAAACATCAATATTTACTTCAAGAGGGTGAGGTTTGTAAGTACAACATATTTGTAGTTAAAGGACTATTAAAAGCATACCATGTAGACGATAAAGGTGTTGAACACATTGTTCAGTTCGCTCCTGAAAATCATTGGACAGGAGACAGAGAAAGTTTACAATCCGGTCAACCTTCAAAGCTAAATATAGACGCCATTGAAAATAGTGAAGTGATTATGTTCACCAATAGCGATCTTAAGATGCTACGTGATAATATTCCCAGCTTCAATAAAATGTCTGAGAAGATTACCAATATGAATGTGCTCACTCTAGAAGGACGAATCTATGCAAACATTACCCTTTCAACCGAAGAAAAATATTACAATTTCATTGAACAACATCCAAGCTTGATCCAGCGCATTCCTCAGCACATGATTGCTTCTTACTTAGGTGTATCCCCTGAAACTTTAAGCCGAATCAGAAGTAATTCCGCCAAGAACAACTAACCATTATCTTATTGAAGATCTGTCTTTTACATTGATTTCATTGATATATGTCAATGTGTTTTTCCTGCAAATGTCATTGGTGTGAGGTACACTTTCTAATGAACTTTGTGATATAAACATTTAAAACAGATATCATGGAAACTACAATTCTAATAGGAAAAGATTATGGATACGCAGATCAAGTACTTGACTTTTACACACAAACTTTAAATCCTCTTTCAGCTGGATATGCAAGAATTAAAGTAAAAGCAGCCGGAATCAATCCAATAGATGCTCGCAGAATGACAGGAGAATTTAAACACTCATCTACACCTCAAGCTTTTGGAACTGAATTTGCCGGTGAAATAGTTGAGATTAATGGATCCACTACATTTCAAAAAGGAGATGCCGTATTGGGTTCAGGTGGACAATTTACACATGCATCTATCATTGATGTTCCTGTCGTAAACCTGGTAGCAAAACCTCAAAATATTTCATGGGAAGTAGCTGGTTCTTTGGCAGGTGTAGCACAAACCGCTATGACAATTATTGATGAGCTAGGCCCTATAAAGTCATTGCTTATTCACGGAGCTTCTGGCGGAGTTGGTTCAATAAGCATTCAGCTTGCAGTGGAACGTGGAATTGAAGTGGTAGCAACAGCTTCAGCAAAAAACCAGGAATATTTAAAAAATTTAGGTGCCACACCCGTTGAATATGGTCCGGGTTTAATTGAAAGGATTAAGGCTATTCATCCTGCTGAATTTGATGCTTCAGTAGATATGGTTGGAACTGAAGAAGCCACCCAAGCATCTTTAGCAACTGTGAAAGCAGATGGCCAAATGCGAGCTATTTCAGGAAGACCTTTATCTTCAAACAAAATTCAGGCACTTTGGGTTAAACGAAATGTGAACAATCTACAGTATGTTGTTGATGGCATCTCAAGCGATAAGTTTCAATGGACAATAGATTCGGTTTTCCCTTTTAGTGAAGCTAAATCAGCTTATTCACAAATCCTAGAAGGTCACAATAGAGGGAAAGTAGTTTTAGCATTTTAATTTAAATAAATTTATAGTCATGAATAATCATTCAATAATTCAAATTGAACCATTAGGTTCTCCCTGGAAAGCCCAAGATCCTTTTTTATTTGGGGCCTATCACAGGGATGAATACCCAAAAGGGAACGAAAATTTAGGTCTTAATCCTGATCAGATAAAAGGAAGATATGTTGGTCAGGATTTTAACCTCAAAGATGGATTTAGAATGTACCATGGCAGCATGGTTCCAGGATTTCCTTACCATCCACACAGAGGTTTTGAAACGATAACCATTGTAAAAGAAGGCGTAATTGATCACAGTGATTCACTTGGAGGTGCCGGAAGATTTAAAGAAGGTGATGTACAATGGATGACCGCTGGTAAAGGAATTCAGCATTCAGAGATGTTTCCATTACTAAATTCTGACAAAGACAATCCACTTGAAATCTTCCAAATTTGGCTCAACCTTCCTAAGAAAAGCAAATTGGTTGAGCCACATTATAAGATGTTATGGAAAGAATCTATTCCGGTAATTCAATCAAAAGATGAAAGCGGAAAAATTACGGAAATTGATCTAATAGCCGGATCTGTAGATGATATCAATGCACCCAATCCAACTCCGGATTCATGGGCAGCAGATGCAGCAAATGAAGTAGCAGTTTTCACTATAAAAATGGAAGCAGGAGCAAGCTGGAATTTGCCTCAAGCTTCAGTCAATGTCAACAGAAATTTATACTTCTATAGAGGAAAAAACATCTCCATAAACGATCAAACGATTGAAGCAAATAACAGAATTACATTAAATACTTTAGACAAAGTCACAATTGTAAATGGAGATGAAGAGGCGTATTTTCTTTTTCTTCAAGGTAAACCAATAGGAGAACCAGTGGTGCAGTATGGTCCTTTTGTCATGAATAGTGAGCAAGAGATCAGAGATACAATAAATGAATATCAGAAAACACAATTTGGAGGTTGGCCATGGCCAATGAAAGAACAGGTTTGGGATAGAGATAAAGGAAGATTTGCAAAGTATGATGATGGTAGGGAAGATCTCAAATAAGGCTAAAATCAGTATTCTAGGATGTGGATGGTTGGGAATTCCTTTGGGAAAAAAACTTGCTAAAAATGGCTTCAATGTTAAAGGTTCTACCACTTCTACATCAAAAATTGCGGTTTTAGAAGATGCACATATTTCGCCTTTTTTGATTGGATCAGATTTGGACAAAAGTGTTCTACGGGATTTTTTAAAAGCCGAAATACTTATTGTTTCAACGCCACCTATGGAGCTATCTTTTTGGCATTCAATGCTACCGGAAATTGAAAAATCTACCGTTTCCAAAGTGATCTTTTTTAGCTCCACCTCCGTGTATGAAAAATCAGCATCTGAAATCACTGAATTATCACAAACAAAGGACAATAAACTAAGTGCTGCTGAAGAATATTTTATCAATAATCCGCATTTTGAAACCACAATTATTCGATTTGGCGGCTTAATTGGGCCCGACAGAAATCCTGCTTTCTTTTTTAAGAATGGGAAAAAAATTAAAAACCCAAAAGGCCCGGTTAATTTGATTCATCAGCAAGATTGTATAGGAATTGTACTGGAAATTATCAAAAAGGAAAGTTGGGGTGAAATCTACAATGCCTGCTCAAATAGTCATCCCACTAAAATGGAATTTTACTCAAAATGTGCATTAGATTTTAATCAATCGGTACCTTTAGTAGATAATGAATCCCAAACTGAAATTAAAATTGTTTCACCAGCAAAAATCATTACAAAACTGGGATATAACTTTGTCTTCAATGATTTAATGAACATAGCTACAGAAAACTAATCATAATGCTAAAAGCCATTATATACGACTTAGACCATACGCTTTTTGATCCTCACACAATCGATAAGGGCATTTTTAATTTTGTATTTAAATTTCTTAAGGAGAATCAAAAGGTAGCGCAAGAAGATATTGAGCATGATTTCTTTACTATTTCCCTTAATGCTTTCATTGAAAAACACGTTGAAACATCCATCCATGAAGCATTTGTGGAGATTTTAAGAACCATTCCTCCCCTTGGAAAACTGAATCTTTATGAAAGTGAAGTACCCGTTTGCAAAGATGGGATCACGAATTATCTTGTTACATCCGGACTTCGCGAATATCAGAACAATAAAATTGACAGTTTAGGAATCCGTAATTGGTTTGCTGAAATTTTTATTGATGATCCATTTGAATCAATGTGGACCGACAAGCAAGAAATATTTGAATACATCATTCAATCCTATAATTACAAACCCAAAGAATTACTCATTGTTGGTGATAATCCCAATTCGGAAATTGCCGCTGGAAACCGCTTAGGTATAACAACAATTCAAATTTTAAGGAAAGGGATACAAGCCGCTAAAAATGCTGATTTTCACATGAAATCAGTTGGTGAGGTGAATGAGTATATATTAGAACATTCCGTGTAAATTATAAAACTGTTATCGAGATCAGGAAAGTCAGGTACGCACATATTTCAATATATTTACCTAATTGTAATAGCGAACTATCTATGTCATAAGAAGATATAATGAACTTTTTTCGTTCTATACAAAGCAGATTAATTGGTAAAGCTTTAGCGCAATGTCCCGATCCTTTTGAAGAGGGGAAAGTAATTGTCATGTTCAACTTTAGCATTGTCATGATGATTTTGACAGTGCCATATATAGTTGCTTCTTTTGATCAATTTATTGGCCATCTCATATCAGGAATAGCTCAAATAATATTGCTGCTTTTGGTTATTTTTTGGTTGATTAAAGGATACAGAATCAGTTTGGCAAAAAACGCCTTTCTTGCCATGTTCATTGTAATGCATCTTTTCCATTTTATTGTAAGTAATGGTGCCATTTTTATACAAGGAATACTATTCATGATCTTATTAGCCTTGTTTGCATTTTTCTTATTTGGAAGAAAAGTTGGCTGGATAACATTTATTACACTAATAATTCTAGTGGTTGCAGGCATCTACAACACTAGTTCCAATTATGCACTTTTTTACATGCCAATAGAGTTTGCTGATCAAGAAGCCAGTAGCGGTAAAGGACAATTGATTATTCTCCTTCCTATGTTGATGATAGTTTATTTAGTAAGTGAATTTGTGGCAGCCCAGAAAAAAGCTCAAGTAAGAATAAACAGGCAAAACAAAGATTTATCAGAGAAGAACAAAGAGATTAATGACAGTATCAACTATGCAAAACGAATTCAATCTGCTATACTTCCACCAGTTAAATTAATCAAGCAGCATCTACCAAATTCTTTTATACTTTATAAACCAAAAGATATTGTTGCCGGCGACTTCTATTGGTTGGAAACAATCAATGACACTGTTTATTTTGCTGCCGCAGATTGCACAGGTCATGGGGTTCCTGGCGCTATGGTTTCTGTTATTTGTAACGGTAGTTTAAACCGAACAGTTAATGAATTTAATATTTCAGAACCTAACCTAATTCTAGATAAAACCAGAGATCTAGTAATTCAAGAATTTGAAAAATCCGAAGAAGTTGTGAAAGACGGTATGGATATCGCTCTTGTTTCGCTTACGCTCAATAAAAAGAATGATAGTGGGAATGAAGATAACTCTCTATCTCATTCTCATCCTCATTCTGTTCTAAAGTATGCGGGAGCTCATAATCCTTTGTGGATAATTAGAAAGGGATCGAATACAGTTGAAGAAATAAATGCAGACAAACAACCAATTGGAAAATATACTGCTCCTAAACCTTACAGTTTACATTCAACTGAATTAAAACCTGGAGATACTATTTATATATTCTCTGACGGATATGTCGATCAGTTTGGAGGAGAAAAAGGAAAAAAATTCAAAGCCAAAAACTTTAAAGCCCTTTTGGTTTCTATTCAGCATGAAAGTATGGAACGTCAAAGAGAACTTATTGATCAAACTTTTGAAAATTGGAAAGGTGATTTAGAGCAACTGGATGATGTTTGCGTAATTGGTGTGAGAATATAATTCGAACATCAATTAAAGCAGTTTATCCTGACCGCGTGTCGCAAAAGCTTTAGCGGTGGCGCAGTCTGTCTAAGGGTAATTGGAATAAGGGTATAGAATTAAAAGATCTTGGTTCAATAACCAACCTTTTCATCCAACATTACCGTTACTTACCCTAGATAGATTAAATTATTAATTTAGAATACGTTTAACCCAAAATCAATTATGAAAAAGATATTATTAGCAGTTATTCCTGTTTTGTTACTTCTGGCTTCATGTAATAATCAACCACCTTCTGATGTGACACTTCATACTATTACACAAGATGTTGATGGTATTCAAATAAGTTGGGATCAAAGTTCAGATGGTAATTTTAGCTCATATAAGTTATACAAACACAATTCATCAGGTTTAGATGAAACTACAGGAGAATTGATTCATGTAGCAACTTCAGCAACGGATATTTCATTTACAGATGTAGATTTTAATCCGCTTCAAACATACTATTATAGAGTATATGTAGAGAACGATAATGGTTTGTCTAACGGAAGTAACATTCAGTCTATCACTACAGAAACTATTACCATAGTAAGTAATGGAAGTTTTGAAGAAGGCAACACAATTCCAACTTCCTGGACATTGATAAAAAACAACATCAATGAACCATTGAATGAGATTGAACTTGATAACACCACCGCGGCAGATGGGTCAAGAAGTTTAAAATTCCATCAAGAAGCAAGTCCAGGTTGTTATGAGCAGTGGATTTATCAATCAGTATCTCTTTCTGATTTGACTCCTGGTGGAACCTATGAATTTTCATTCAGTTATTATTCAGGAAATATTGCTGTAAATCATTACGGACCTGATATGGGATTCAGAATTTACAATGGTCAATTTGACATTCAAATAGATTTACCGGATTTCCCCGGAGATGGACAGTGGCATGATTTTGCCAACAACTTTATATTGCCAAGCAATCTAGGTTCAACAGATCCTACCATCATGATTCATTTTTGCATTGAAGGATCTACTGATTGGTGGATTGATAATATTAATGTGGTTAAGGTGCAATAATGTAAAACTGCATAAACATTTATTATCAAGCATTTGAAACAATAATATCCTTTTCATTGGGTTTAAATAAATTAATGTCAAAGCTCAAATTTATTATTATACTAGTTCCTCTCTTTCTCTTTTCGTGCAGAAAAGATGAGACGGATTTGACAATTAATCTAGTAGGATCATATGATTTGCAAACGCATTATAAATTTAATTGTGGGTGTACTGTTGATTCGGCAAATATTGACACGGTTTATCATAATATTGGAAGTATAACCAAAGCTTCAAACAATTCAATTACTATAAATGGCTCTGTAACACATACTTTTGAAATTAATAGTTCAGGAGAAATATTGAAAGAAAGCGAAACAGCTTGGGTTCCAATTGTAATTGGGAGGTTTTTTCAAACTGACTCAATTGAATATTCTACAGGGGACAACTTTAGCGGCAAGTCGTGGAATTACCACATACTAGGAAAGAAATTGCAGTAATCAACCAATACTTCTTTTAGAATTTGAATCTTATGTTCTGTATTATATGATTGATCACCCGTCACTTTCGGCCTCTTTCAAAAAGTAATTATAAGCTGCTGTCAACAGTAAGACAAACAATGCAGATGCTACACCTATTATTACTCCCTGGTTGCAATGCATGCTCAGTGAAATCCGAATAAAAATTGTAGCCAAAACAAAGGCTGAATACCTGAATATTCTGATATAGCTCAATGAATATCTGAGTGCGATTAAAACAATGATAATATCACTAAACACCAGCATGGTATAAAAGAGGTTAAACGAGTGAGGATATTTACCTGTTGTAATAAAAGTGACGGCGTCAAAAACGCCAATTACTATAAATGAAATCAACAACAATAAACTCAACAACTTCTTTGATTGAATAAAGGTTTGTTGTTCCTTATCTGTTTTAGTAATTCTTATGTGTTTTTGCAATCTCAATGTAAAACCAATGATCGCAAAAATGGCCAATGCACCACCTCCATAAACAAACATGTTGAACAATGGAGGTGAATCAAGGCTCCACTCAGATAAATGATGAATTTGACTAAACTCTTTGAAGGCCGATCGCAAATAAATCAATGAAAGCAATTCAAACTGTTTGGTAACAGACTGTGCAACTGATTTGGGTAAAGTAAAAATGAGGCTGAGCAACTCTGTAAGCAAGAGCAATGTAAATGCTAACTCAATGGCAACAAAGGGGTAATTAAAATACTTTTGAAAAAACGGAATCTCAACAAATTGGCCCAATGAATAGGCTAAAATTCCTAAAATAAAAGTCACTACAAAAGTGGTGCTAGTGGCTTTATGTACCGTCTTGCTTTCCCAAAATTCTTTCAAATAATCAAAAATCCTGTCAGACAAGGTGTACATTACATTCATTCCACTTTTTGAACGAAACTATGACATGTAAATGTTTTTTTCAGTCACATATGTCACATAAGGGTGGATTACGATTTAACCATTATTCCTAAAAATCTGTTCTTAGATTTTTGAAAACTTCTTTTTGACGATATCTCCACTATCTGTAATAAATGAGATTACATAAACCCCATCCTTCAATGCACTCACATCAATTGACAAATTAGATGACTGACTTTGACCCACCATTACTTTTTGGCCAGAAATTGAATACATTTCATACTTAACAACTTGATCATTAATCGACTGAATTTTCAATGTTTCGCTAACCGGATTAGGGTACAATAAATCATCTGAGAAACCATTCTCCTCTATACTTGCCACATCTAATCCAAATATCCTGGCATGTCCGGCATCTACTCCTCCTCCGTCATTTTTGTATGATCCCAAAATAATATTTGCACCTGTATAATCAATCTTAACACCTTTTGACCTTCCTAACCAATCATCTTTTGCTTCTCCATAAATATTATCTCCAATTTGATTCCATTGATTTCCTGACATCATATAAACATAGGCCGACCCCGCATTTGTATCTAAATCGTCATTACCCCATGCACTTGCCAATAAAAAATTTCCATCCGCACTGATATCAATTCCGGCTCCAAAATAATTTGTTGGTTCAAATCCAACCAACTCCTGACCATGCTGCACCCAATTACCTCCATCCCATTTATAACAAATTACAAGACCGTTATTTGAATCCATTCCACTGTTGCGTTCAGGCGCACCTAAAGCAATTATGGAACCATCCCAATTCATGGCTACAGATGTACCCAGTTTGTCACCCATATCAATTTCATTTAATGTGGCCCCTTTTTGAATCCAATCTGATCCGCTCCATTCAAACACTTTTACATAACTGCCTGCCATAGGTCCAAAAGGATAAGGTGCCCCTACAACAATTGTATTTCCATCTTCAGAAATATCAGTACTGTGTCCAAAACCCTGGTTGGAAGATACTCCGTGTAAACTGCTCCCTTTTTGTATCCAATCTAATCCATCCCATTCAAAAACTCTACAAATACCGGATTGGGTAGCCGAATCTGAGTTTAATGGTGCCGAAACTACTATGGTACTGCCATCTCCGTTCATAGCAACTGTTCCCTGATTGTCTCCTGCACTTGCACCCATTATTTTATTACCCATTTGCATCCAATCGGCTCCGTCCCACTCAAAAACTTTAACATATCCTGAATCTGAATTAAAATAGCTACCGGGAGCACCTATTACCGCTCTATTCCCTTGATTACTCAAACAAACAAAAGCACCAAATTTGTCCTCCGGATTTTCACCGTTTAGTGTTGAACCTAACTGTTGCCAGTCAGCACCATTCCATTCCAAAATATTTACATATCCTGAACCTGTTCTGGATCCGATAGCTACAATACTACCACTAGAATCAATTGAAACACCATAACCATACTCAGCATTTGAAGAATTACCGTCCTGATCAATTCCTTTTTGAATCCAATTTTGAGCTTGCACCGAAACAAATGCAAGTGACAGAGAAATGAAAGCTATAATTTTTTTCATGGGTATAAAATTTGAGACTAAAATAAGACAGCTTTTACTCAGGTCAAATGATAATTATCATTCTATCTGCTGATAATTAGATTGTTCAAAGAATATTGCTAAAATCACATTCAACCAATGCTTGCCGATTTTCAATATATTTACCGAAAATTCATTTGCTGTTGCCATGAAAAAGTACCTTTTAGTTTTCTCCTTACTTATCTCCTCTTTCAGTTTTTCTCAATTACATTCTGTAGGATTTCACGTAGGTGGTATGGGTTCAAGTGTTGGTAAAACATTTTGGGATGGAGACGCAAAGATTAAGTATTCACTTACCGGTGGTTTAAACTATCAATACAGATTTACTTCTCACCTTACATTGGGAGGAAATCTGGAATATACCCAATTTGGAGCACAAGTTCCGATTGAATTCACTGATCAAGCAGGTAATTATGTCGCTACTGTGTATTCATCTTATGATTGGAATTTTATCAGTATTCCTATGATGGTTGGATTTGAAATGGGAGGAAAATTTAGAATTAAACCCAAAGTTGGTATTGTTCCCAATATTCTTACATCAATGGTGTATAATTTTAAACCATATACAGGAGGAAACCTTGTTTTAAAAGCCACTAAAACAAGTTTTTATTCAGATGCCAACAAATTTGATTTAGGTTCATTGATAGGATTTGATATGTCCGTTCCATTTCATTCTGGAGTTGTTTTTTTGGGAGTTGATTTTAGATACAGCATCACCAAATTGAACAACGACAATTTTTTCAATGAGTCATTGTATGACACATACAGAAACAAAGGTTTATCAGCTGTTTTTGGTGTTAGATTCAGTGTAGGTAAACCTGAAGTTGAAGGTCCTACAGATATCATTGATGATCCGGTGAAATAGACTAGTTTACTCCTGAACTATTAAACTGTTCAAATCAAACCTACCTTCCGTTACTTTGATTGTATCAGACGTTGGTGGATACAAGCAAGTAAATTCAAACTGGCCTGAGACAATATTTTCCTCTGTATCTATTCTTGTAATATTGACTTGATAATTAGACGTTGTATCAATTATATACTCATAATCAGGGGCATCTTCAATCAACTCTTTGTATGGGGCATATGAATCATCTAAACTTAAATTATGACTGCCTGTATTAAATATTCCTTCTGACACATGTATGTGCATGTAAATCCAGTTTTCATAATCACTGATATTTCTAATTCTGATCCACAACCTTCCAGAAGATGTATAATATTTGGGATAATCTATGCCCCAATAGTAAATATTTCCCTTAGGAAGAAAAACTTCACCGTTGATCTTGCAACCAAAAGTATTAGCACCAATTTGAGTGGCTTCTGGAAGTTGTTTGACTACCTCTGTTGTCTGTTTGTCTTTTTTACAAGCAATTAACGACATTCCCAGTGCGATTAATGTTATCAGGACGAATCTCAATATTATAAGTTTTGGTTATGAAAATACAATTCTGATTTAGTAAACGACAAGTTAACTTTATTCGTTGGAATATTAAAGATCAACGCATTACGAACAGAATTTACTATATTCAATTTGTATATGAAAAAGTCAAAGTATCATCACCTCGTTTTTGGTATCAGCCTCCTCCTCTTCACTGCTTTGTTTTCTTGCCGTAAAAAGGAAGTAAGATATGAAGGAACCTATGTTGGTACTGAGAGAATTTTTCAAATGGACTCAGGCGTTATTATCTTTGATTCTTCCTATAATCAAATGGTAACCGTTGAATACAGTAAGAAAAAGTATACCATTAAACGCATATTCAATAATTCAACAAACTTTGAATACATAGATCCGCACAACTCATTTATGGATGGATCTGCCGGCTTTGGAGATTGCGCAGATGATGGACAAGGAAATCTAAGTTGCCTAAGCAGCTGGAGGCATTTTTATGATGCTGACAGCATGAGAATAGATGATGGAAGTAGTTCAGGGAACCTTTCCACACAGCTTATCTTTTTAGGAAAGCGTTTAGAAGAATAAATCCATTGAATTAAATGGAAGATAATTATTCAGAAACGCATAAAACCTGGGACAAACTAGCTCAACTTTATGAGGAGAAATTCATGGAGCTTGATCTTTATGATGATACTTACCAAAAGTTTTGTGATTTATTGACTTCAACCAATGCATCAGTTCTTGAAATTGGATGCGGCCCGGGCAATATTACACGTCAAATTCTCAACATAAATCCAATGCTGAATGTACTGGCAACAGATGTTTCAAAAAACATGGTTGAATTGGCCCAAAAAAATAATCCCAATGCTAAAGTTCAGGTTTTAGATGGCAGAGATTTAAATACCTTAAAAAGCCAGTTTGATGGTGTAGTATGT
It contains:
- a CDS encoding dTDP-glucose 4,6-dehydratase is translated as MVGKISNKAKISILGCGWLGIPLGKKLAKNGFNVKGSTTSTSKIAVLEDAHISPFLIGSDLDKSVLRDFLKAEILIVSTPPMELSFWHSMLPEIEKSTVSKVIFFSSTSVYEKSASEITELSQTKDNKLSAAEEYFINNPHFETTIIRFGGLIGPDRNPAFFFKNGKKIKNPKGPVNLIHQQDCIGIVLEIIKKESWGEIYNACSNSHPTKMEFYSKCALDFNQSVPLVDNESQTEIKIVSPAKIITKLGYNFVFNDLMNIATEN
- a CDS encoding HAD family hydrolase — protein: MLKAIIYDLDHTLFDPHTIDKGIFNFVFKFLKENQKVAQEDIEHDFFTISLNAFIEKHVETSIHEAFVEILRTIPPLGKLNLYESEVPVCKDGITNYLVTSGLREYQNNKIDSLGIRNWFAEIFIDDPFESMWTDKQEIFEYIIQSYNYKPKELLIVGDNPNSEIAAGNRLGITTIQILRKGIQAAKNADFHMKSVGEVNEYILEHSV
- a CDS encoding pirin family protein; the encoded protein is MNNHSIIQIEPLGSPWKAQDPFLFGAYHRDEYPKGNENLGLNPDQIKGRYVGQDFNLKDGFRMYHGSMVPGFPYHPHRGFETITIVKEGVIDHSDSLGGAGRFKEGDVQWMTAGKGIQHSEMFPLLNSDKDNPLEIFQIWLNLPKKSKLVEPHYKMLWKESIPVIQSKDESGKITEIDLIAGSVDDINAPNPTPDSWAADAANEVAVFTIKMEAGASWNLPQASVNVNRNLYFYRGKNISINDQTIEANNRITLNTLDKVTIVNGDEEAYFLFLQGKPIGEPVVQYGPFVMNSEQEIRDTINEYQKTQFGGWPWPMKEQVWDRDKGRFAKYDDGREDLK
- a CDS encoding NADP-dependent oxidoreductase; the encoded protein is METTILIGKDYGYADQVLDFYTQTLNPLSAGYARIKVKAAGINPIDARRMTGEFKHSSTPQAFGTEFAGEIVEINGSTTFQKGDAVLGSGGQFTHASIIDVPVVNLVAKPQNISWEVAGSLAGVAQTAMTIIDELGPIKSLLIHGASGGVGSISIQLAVERGIEVVATASAKNQEYLKNLGATPVEYGPGLIERIKAIHPAEFDASVDMVGTEEATQASLATVKADGQMRAISGRPLSSNKIQALWVKRNVNNLQYVVDGISSDKFQWTIDSVFPFSEAKSAYSQILEGHNRGKVVLAF
- a CDS encoding DUF2200 domain-containing protein is translated as MKETEKHNERIAQLVFASVYPHYVTKIQKKGRSVEELHEVIEWLTGFNEKELQKLIEEKVTFETFFQRAKLNPNAQLITGVICGYRVEEIENPLTKQVRYLDKIIDELAKGKKMEKILRK
- a CDS encoding Crp/Fnr family transcriptional regulator; translated protein: MFNKFKQYLTEKEHFSNEELELIQSVASTKNLRKHQYLLQEGEVCKYNIFVVKGLLKAYHVDDKGVEHIVQFAPENHWTGDRESLQSGQPSKLNIDAIENSEVIMFTNSDLKMLRDNIPSFNKMSEKITNMNVLTLEGRIYANITLSTEEKYYNFIEQHPSLIQRIPQHMIASYLGVSPETLSRIRSNSAKNN
- a CDS encoding PP2C family protein-serine/threonine phosphatase, yielding MNFFRSIQSRLIGKALAQCPDPFEEGKVIVMFNFSIVMMILTVPYIVASFDQFIGHLISGIAQIILLLLVIFWLIKGYRISLAKNAFLAMFIVMHLFHFIVSNGAIFIQGILFMILLALFAFFLFGRKVGWITFITLIILVVAGIYNTSSNYALFYMPIEFADQEASSGKGQLIILLPMLMIVYLVSEFVAAQKKAQVRINRQNKDLSEKNKEINDSINYAKRIQSAILPPVKLIKQHLPNSFILYKPKDIVAGDFYWLETINDTVYFAAADCTGHGVPGAMVSVICNGSLNRTVNEFNISEPNLILDKTRDLVIQEFEKSEEVVKDGMDIALVSLTLNKKNDSGNEDNSLSHSHPHSVLKYAGAHNPLWIIRKGSNTVEEINADKQPIGKYTAPKPYSLHSTELKPGDTIYIFSDGYVDQFGGEKGKKFKAKNFKALLVSIQHESMERQRELIDQTFENWKGDLEQLDDVCVIGVRI